One genomic segment of Pandoraea thiooxydans includes these proteins:
- a CDS encoding universal stress protein, which translates to MFTHILLPTDGSELSAKAVNGGLELAKALGARVTGYVCLAEYPYSPFSEYVLEAPATFNDRIQQEAQVHLDKLAEAAKAVGVPFRSDTSAFPTPYLGIIDAAERHRCDLILMASHGRRGLTSLLLGSETQRVLVHSKIPVLIYR; encoded by the coding sequence CTGTTCACTCATATCCTCTTACCCACCGACGGCTCCGAACTTTCCGCCAAAGCCGTCAACGGCGGACTGGAGCTGGCCAAGGCGCTGGGCGCCAGAGTGACCGGCTACGTGTGCCTGGCCGAATACCCTTACTCGCCGTTCAGCGAATACGTGCTGGAGGCACCCGCCACCTTCAACGACCGCATTCAGCAGGAAGCCCAGGTCCATCTGGATAAGCTCGCCGAGGCGGCAAAGGCGGTGGGTGTGCCATTCCGCAGCGACACCTCGGCATTCCCCACGCCGTACCTGGGCATCATCGATGCCGCCGAACGCCACCGCTGCGATCTCATCCTGATGGCCTCGCACGGCCGGCGTGGCCTGACCAGCCTGCTGCTGGGCAGCGAAACGCAACGTGTCCTGGTGCATTCGAAAATTCCGGTACTGATTTACCGGTAG